The sequence below is a genomic window from Sorangiineae bacterium MSr12523.
TGGCCATCACCTTGATGTGACCGGCGTAGCGAGCCTCTGGAATTCCCCGGACGCCACGCTCGCCTCCGACCATGTGTGTCGGGTTGAACACCCCGCCGCTCTGAAGTTCATAAAAGGGAACACGACCGAAGAGAAAGCTTGCCACATGGCGCATGGCAAAGGTCATCTTGGGTCCGAGGGGAATGTACGTGTGCAGTGCCGCCGAGGCCTCGCCGAAGCCCACGCGCTCCGCGGTGCCCGCCGTCCCGAGGAAGCCGACCTGGTAAAACACACCCTCATGTGGCACGAACTCGTCGTCGCGCGTATCGAGAAAGAGACCTGCGCCGAGGCTTCCGAGGAACGCTTTTTCCGTTCCGGGGAGGTCCGAACGCGCGATATCGTGGGCAAGCTTGGAGTCCTGGTAGACCGACGGAAACACGTACCGCAGGCTCGTCGTAAAGGCGGCCTCGAAGGGTGTACCCGTCTTCACGCGGGCGACGGAGCGAAGACGCACCTCCTGGGCGATGTATTCGTCTTTGCGGAGAGGATCGGCGCCGGGCGCGTCCTCCGCGGTGCTTGCATTGCCGACCCCCTCCCAGCGCGCGATGATGTTGCGCAAAAAGTGGGCGCGCGTGTCGATGCGAACGCGTCCGTCGAACAGGTTGGGCACGTCCAAGCGAAACGCGTGATAGTGCTGGACCAGGCGGAGACCGTCCGCATCGTCCTTGAAGCTGGTGCCCAGTGTTCCGCCAAAGAGCCATTTGTACGGGCGCGCCTCGTCGTAGAAGCGCGCGAGCGTGAACACGACGCCGAACTCCACACCGACGTCGCTGTTGCCTCCAACGTCGGGCACGGGGAGAAACTCGTAACGGCGCGCGGGCAGTGCGTCCTGCGATCCCGGCGTGGAAATCGTATCGGCAGCCGCCGTGGCAGGACTTGCGAGCACCATGAGGCGTGCAAGCCATTTCAGAAGGGGGCGTCTCGAAGAAAGGAAAGCCATCATTGCGAAACGCAATTAGAAGGTGAGCCCATTGGCGATGTAATAA
It includes:
- a CDS encoding outer membrane protein assembly factor; protein product: MVLASPATAAADTISTPGSQDALPARRYEFLPVPDVGGNSDVGVEFGVVFTLARFYDEARPYKWLFGGTLGTSFKDDADGLRLVQHYHAFRLDVPNLFDGRVRIDTRAHFLRNIIARWEGVGNASTAEDAPGADPLRKDEYIAQEVRLRSVARVKTGTPFEAAFTTSLRYVFPSVYQDSKLAHDIARSDLPGTEKAFLGSLGAGLFLDTRDDEFVPHEGVFYQVGFLGTAGTAERVGFGEASAALHTYIPLGPKMTFAMRHVASFLFGRVPFYELQSGGVFNPTHMVGGERGVRGIPEARYAGHIKVMANYELRTSFIPSFRVLSWQLQIGTTTFLDAGRVWNDWGSSVADGSTPGIKYSVGGGFYFQWDRSSVFRVEIAHSPTDHAPDEFPLAYYLANGLIF